In the genome of Mytilus edulis chromosome 3, xbMytEdul2.2, whole genome shotgun sequence, one region contains:
- the LOC139515536 gene encoding GRIP and coiled-coil domain-containing protein-like: MHSHIDDNKLAMYSHIDDNKLTIYSNIDDNKLTMYSNIDENKLAMYSHIDDNKLTMYSNIDEKKLAMYSHFDDNKLAMYSHIDDNKLTMYSNIDEKKLAMYSHIDDNKLTMHSHIDENKLAMYSHIDDNKLAMYRHIEDNKLAMYSHIDEN; the protein is encoded by the coding sequence ATGCACAGCCATATCGACGACAATAAACTTGCCATGTACAGCCATATTGACGACAATAAACTAACCATATACAGCAATATTGACGACAATAAACTTACCATGTACAGCAATATTGACGAAAATAAACTTGCCATGTACAGCCATATTGACGACAATAAACTAACCATGTACAGCAATATTGACGAAAAAAAACTTGCCATGTACAGCCATTTTGACGACAATAAACTAGCCATGTACAGCCATATTGACGACAATAAACTAACCATGTACAGCAATATTGACGAAAAAAAACTTGCCATGTACAGCCATATTGACGACAATAAACTAACCATGCACAGCCATATTGACGAAAATAAATTAGCAATGTACAGCCATATTGACGACAATAAACTTGCCATGTATAGGCATATTGAAGACAATAAACTTGCCATGTACAGCCATATTGACGAAAATTAA